GTCAGGAATTTACAGACGAACCCGCCAGCCGACTGCATCAGGAATAACCCGCCATACACAGCGCCCCTTCGGGGGCGCTTTTTTTTGCCCACCCCCACGACAGAAACGACCGGAAATAGAGCATTTTAATTTTGAAAAAGGACACTGCGAGAGGGGAAACCTTTTNTTGAAGGGCGGAAGAACCTTTCTTTAGAAAGGTTTTCCCCCGAGAGTTCTTTTCAAAAACAACGTGCTCTAGACGGCGCGGACCTTGACGCCTTGCGCCGCGCCGTCTAATCCCTGCGGGACATGTTCAGCCTCTACCTTGCGCAAGCAGTCACTTCGGGCCTGGCGTTGGGCGCAGTCTACGGCCTCATGGCCCTGGGCTTCTGCCTCATTTACAATGCCTCGCGGCTCATCAACTTCGCCCAGGGCGAGCTGCTCCTGCTCTCCGGGCTGGGCATCCTCTCCCTGGTCCAGGCGCTGCACCTGCATTGGGCGCTGGGCATCCTGGCCGCCTGCGCCTGGGGGTTCCTGCTGGGCCTGTTCCTGTACGCCACCACCCTGGGCCTGACCATGCGCGCCCACCCCCTGCGTCAGCTCATGCTCACCGTGGCCGCCAGCCTCATCTGGCAGGGGCTGGCCATCCTGGCCTGGGGCAAGCAGCCGCACGTGCTGCCGCGCATGGCGCCCCTGCCGGATCTGCGTCTGGGCCTCCTGTATTTTTCGCAAGATACCGTCACGGCCATGGTGCTGGCCCTCACGGCTGGCGGGCTGCTGCATCTCTTTCTGCGCCACACCCGCACGGGCACGGCGGTGCGGGCCGTCTCCATGCATCCGCTGGCGGCCACGCTGCAGGGCGTCAACCCCGTGCGCACCTACGCCATCTGTTTTGCCCTGTCCGGAGCGCTGGCGGCGCTGGCGGCCCTGTGCGTGGGACCGCAGACCATGCTGCGGCACGACATGGGCTTTGCCATCGGCCTCAAAGGCTTTGTGGCCGCCACTGTGGGCGGCTACTCCTCCCTGGGACGTGTGTTCCTGGGCGGGATCTTCCTGGGCGTGCTGGAAGCCGGCCTGGTGCTGACCTTCAACAACGAACTCAAGGAAGCGCTGACGTTCCTGCTGCTCATCGTGCTGCTGGTGGTCATGCCGTTGGGAGAAAAGCATGCCCATGCCCGATAGCCTGCGCCCGGCCAGCGTCTTTTCCCATGGGCGCGGCTGGAGCTTTCTGGGGTTCTTCAGCGCCCTTGCCATGGTGGGGCTGCTGGCTCCCTCCTATGAGCTGCTGGCCGTCAACCAGCACCTGCTGCTGTGCCTGAACGTGCTGGCCCTGAACTTCTGCCTTGGCCTGGGCGGGCAGGTCTGCATGGCCCAGGGGGCATTCTGTGGCATGGGGGCCTATCTCACGGTCATGCTGCATCAGTATTATCCCGGCGGCAGCGTCTGGATCCTGCCGGCCGCGGCCCTGTGCACGGCCGCGGTGGGGGCGGCGGTGTCCCGCCCGCTGGAGCAGCTGCATTCTGGATTTCTGGCCATGGCCACGGTGGGGGTGCACAGCATCTTCATCAACGTGGTGCTGGCGTTTCCCCGCGTCACCGGCGGCGCCGAGGGCATGCTCT
This sequence is a window from Megalodesulfovibrio gigas DSM 1382 = ATCC 19364. Protein-coding genes within it:
- a CDS encoding branched-chain amino acid ABC transporter permease, whose protein sequence is MFSLYLAQAVTSGLALGAVYGLMALGFCLIYNASRLINFAQGELLLLSGLGILSLVQALHLHWALGILAACAWGFLLGLFLYATTLGLTMRAHPLRQLMLTVAASLIWQGLAILAWGKQPHVLPRMAPLPDLRLGLLYFSQDTVTAMVLALTAGGLLHLFLRHTRTGTAVRAVSMHPLAATLQGVNPVRTYAICFALSGALAALAALCVGPQTMLRHDMGFAIGLKGFVAATVGGYSSLGRVFLGGIFLGVLEAGLVLTFNNELKEALTFLLLIVLLVVMPLGEKHAHAR